One Punica granatum isolate Tunisia-2019 chromosome 3, ASM765513v2, whole genome shotgun sequence genomic window carries:
- the LOC116201881 gene encoding thaumatin-like protein 1 translates to MGALFFFLCRGVHSFTLLLGLGSALLLITTCRGATFTFVNKCDSTVWPGILSSAGSPKLGSTGFELKKGGSRSFQAPTGWSGRFWGRSGCDFDGSGQGSCSTGDCGSGEVECNGSGATPPATLAEFTLGSGSQDFYDVSLVDGYNLPMIVEGTGGSGSCATTGCVTDLNRQCPEELRSGDGTACKSACEAFGSPEYCCSGAYNNPSSCRPSPYSQIFKAACPKSYSFAYDDATSTFTCSGADYTITFCPSSTSLKSSTDSPPPPPKLTGTANDDDSPRTESESGTDSTPIQDSAYATSWLASLATGDSTRLPRPPLATQLTVSLFLLLVSREILR, encoded by the exons ATGGGTGCtctgttcttcttcctctgccgCGGTGTCCATTCCTTCACTTTGCTATTGGGACTTGGCTCCGCTCTTTTACTCATCACCACTTGCAGAG GTGCCACATTCACGTTCGTGAACAAGTGCGACTCCACGGTGTGGCCGGGGATACTGTCCAGTGCGGGCAGCCCGAAGCTGGGCAGCACTGGGTTCGAGCTCAAGAAGGGAGGCTCCCGGTCCTTCCAGGCCCCGACAGGGTGGTCGGGACGCTTCTGGGGCCGAAGCGGCTGTGATTTCGATGGTTCGGGCCAGGGGTCGTGCTCCACTGGGGACTGCGGCTCTGGTGAGGTTGAGTGCAATGGTTCCGGTGCCACCCCTCCGGCCACCCTCGCCGAGTTCACCCTCGGCTCCGGCTCTCAGGACTTCTACGACGTCAGCCTTGTTGATGGCTATAACTTGCCGATGATCGTCGAAGGCACGGGCGGTTCAg GAAGTTGTGCAACTACCGGATGTGTAACGGACTTGAACCGGCAGTGTCCGGAGGAGCTGAGGTCGGGGGATGGGACTGCATGTAAGAGCGCTTGCGAGGCTTTCGGGAGTCCCGAGTACTGCTGCAGCGGTGCCTACAACAATCCATCCTCTTGCAGGCCCTCCCCCTACTCCCAGATCTTCAAGGCTGCTTGCCCCAAGTCTTACAGCTTCGCCTATGACGATGCCACGAGCACCTTCACGTGTAGCGGGGCCGACTATACCATCACGTTCTGCCCCAGCTCAACGAG CTTGAAATCTTCGACGGattcccctcctcctcctccgaaATTAACTGGGACGGCAAATGACGACGACTCGCCAAGGACGGAATCGGAATCCGGGACAGACTCTACCCCGATCCAAGATTCCGCATATGCCACTTCGTGGCTTGCCAGTCTGGCCACAGGTGACTCCACCAGACTCCCTCGGCCTCCGCTGGCCACTCAACTAACGGTCTCCTTATTCCTcctcttggtctcccgagaaATTCTTAGGTGA
- the LOC116200756 gene encoding allene oxide synthase 1, chloroplastic-like yields the protein MASTRSPLPQLNEPSTPWHHLSTPHSRRRPRRLICPIAATTSGRELAKEAVIGPVKLPIRKIPGGGGIPLIGPLRDRLDYFYNQGPDDFFRSRIRKYHSTVYWANLPPGPLVARDSRVILLLDGKSFPVLFDVTKVEKKDLFTGTFMPPAELTGRYRTIPYLDPSELSHAKLKKLMFFLLKSRRDHVIPEFRSTYGKLFDALELGISSRGTADFGAANEHAAFDFLSRALYGVSPRETELGLDGPRLVRRWVLSLLGPILTLGLPRLLEYVTIHTLQLPPFFIREDYTRLYNFFYSALGHVLDEADRIGLSREEACHNLLFVTCFNAFGGIKIFFSNLLKWIGRGGVILHTRLAQEIRSALRSNGGEITMAMMEQMPLMKSAVYECLRIEPPLPLQYGRVKKDLVVESHDSAFLVKTGELMFGYQPFATKDPRIFERPEEFVADRFMGEGERLLRHVLWSNGPENASPNLGNKQCAGKDLVVLVARLMLVELFLRYDSFDIEVGASSVGASVMVTSLKRATF from the exons ATGGCGTCGACCAGGTCGCCTCTCCCGCAACTCAACGAACCCTCCACGCCATGGCACCACCTTTCCACGCCCCACAGCCGGCGTCGCCCCCGTCGCCTCATTTGCCCGATCGCCGCCACAACCTCGGGCAGAGAGCTAGCCAAGGAAGCGGTCATCGGGCCTGTCAAGCTCCCGATCCGGAAGATCCCCGGAGGCGGCGGCATCCCCCTGATCGGACCGCTTAGGGACCGCCTTGACTACTTCTACAACCAAGGCCCCGATGATTTCTTCAGATCCCGGATCCGGAAGTACCACTCCACGGTCTACTGGGCGAACCTGCCGCCCGGCCCCCTCGTGGCTCGGGACTCGCGCGTCATCCTGTTGCTTGACGGGAAGAGCTTCCCGGTGCTCTTCGACGTCACCAAGGTCGAGAAGAAGGACCTCTTCACCGGCACCTTCATGCCCCCGGCAGAGCTCACGGGACG GTATAGAACAATCCCCTATCTCGACCCGTCGGAACTGAGCCACGCGAAGCTGAAGAAGCTCATGTTCTTCCTCCTCAAGTCTCGCCGTGATCATGTCATACCCGAGTTTCGGTCGACCTATGGCAAGCTCTTTGACGCTCTCGAGCTCGGTATCTCGTCAAGAGGCACTGCGGACTTTGGGGCTGCGAACGAGCATGCTGCATTTGACTTCCTGTCTCGTGCATTGTATGGAGTGAGCCCGAGGGAGACCGAGCTCGGTCTTGATGGGCCTCGATTAGTCAGAAGATGGGTCCTGTCCCTGCTCGGTCCAATCCTCACGCTGGGTCTCCCGAGGCTCCTGGAGTACGTGACTATCCACACTTTACAACTCCCGCCATTTTTCATCCGAGAAGACTATACTAGGCTGTACAATTTTTTCTACTCTGCGTTGGGGCATGTGCTCGATGAAGCCGACAGGATCGGGCTCTCCCGAGAAGAAGCGTGCCACAATTTGCTATTCGTCACGTGCTTCAATGCCTTCGGGGGCAtcaagattttcttttcaaactTGCTCAAATGGATTGGCAGAG GAGGAGTCATCCTGCACACGCGACTAGCACAGGAAATCCGATCAGCACTGAGATCCAATGGAGGAGAGATCACGATGGCGATGATGGAACAGATGCCTCTGATGAAGTCTGCAGTGTATGAGTGCCTAAGGATCGAACCGCCTCTACCTTTACAGTATGGCAGGGTGAAGAAGGATTTAGTGGTAGAAAGCCATGACTCAGCCTTCTTGGTGAAGACCGGGGAACTTATGTTCGGGTACCAACCATTTGCAACCAAGGACCCGAGGATATTTGAGAGGCCGGAGGAGTTTGTGGCAGACCGGTTCATGGGCGAGGGCGAGAGGTTGCTGAGGCATGTGTTGTGGTCCAATGGACCTGAGAATGCAAGCCCGAACCTTGGGAACAAGCAATGTGCCGGAAAGGACTTGGTGGTCCTGGTAGCGAGGTTGATGCTGGTGGAGCTGTTCCTTCGGTATGACTCGTTCGATATAGAGGTGGGAGCGTCATCTGTTGGTGCATCTGTCATGGTCACGTCCCTTAAGAGAGCTACATTCTAA
- the LOC116200722 gene encoding calmodulin-lysine N-methyltransferase produces the protein MEGSTTRASSIRWKILRQALLRTRTDEKSQLGIEKISRKSSSGGFKLIPFQVVDRGAQARNSSDSSSTRKGPDSARDAVVCYTLPAHGSPKLFLTQRLENRGDLHDFEICNQYNIDNTGLVRLWPSEEVLAYYCLSTAEIFCSKRVIELGSGYGLAGLVIAAASEASEVMITDGNPQVVDYIQQSIEVNSRAFGCTRVKSMMLHWNQMELSSSLGTFDVIIASDCTFFKEFHEDLARMVRLLLKGGLSEALFFSPKRGDSLDKFLEEASKQGLKYSITENYSAEVWKRHQESLTGEGSWPGYQKDHSYPLLIRITK, from the exons ATGGAGGGCAGCACCACAAGGGCTTCCTCGATCAGATGGAAGATCCTCCGGCAAGCCCTTCTTCGCACGCGAACTG ACGAGAAATCTCAATTGGGTATTGAAAAGATTTCGAGGAAATCCTCCTCTGGTGGCTTCAAACTGATACCCTTCCAAGTGGTGGACCGAGGAGCTCAAGCCCGAAACAGCTCTGATTCATCTTCGACAAGAAAAGGCCCCGACAGTGCAAGGGATGCTGTTGTGTGCTACACGTTGCCCGCCCATGGATCTCCCAAGCTGTTCCTGAC CCAGAGGTTGGAAAATCGAGGGGACTTGCATGATTTCGAAATCTGTAATCAGTATAATATTGACAATACTGGACTTGTTC GTCTTTGGCCATCGGAAGAAGTCCTTGCATACTACTGCCTGTCAACTGCTGAGATTTTCTG CTCTAAAAGAGTTATTGAGCTTGGTTCAGGATATGGCTTAGCTGGATTAGTGATAGCTGCAGCCAGCGAAGCATCTGAAGTCATGATCACAGATGGGAATCCTCAAGTGGTTGATT ATATTCAGCAAAGCATAGAAGTTAATTCAAGAGCATTTGGCTGCACAAGGGTGAAGTCAATGATGCTGCACTGGAATCAGATGGAACTTTCAAGCAGCCTTGGCACTTTTGATGTCATCATTGCGAGTGACTG CACTTTTTTCAAAGAATTCCACGAGGACCTTGCGCGGATGGTCAGGCTCCTATTGAAAGGTGGGTTATCGGAAGCATTATTTTTTAGCCCGAAGAGAGGAGACTCACTCGACAAGTTTCTGGAGGAGGCCAGCAAACAGGGTCTGAAGTACAGCATCACAGAGAATTACAGTGCAGAAGTGTGGAAGCGTCACCAGGAATCGCTGACTGGAGAGGGCTCCTGGCCAGGCTACCAAAAAGATCACTCCTACCCATTATTGATCAGAATTACGAAATGA
- the LOC116200757 gene encoding thiosulfate sulfurtransferase 18-like, whose product MGSLESSGTEVATVDVLAAKDLVDSGYFYLDVRTEEEFKNGYPDAGKVLNIPYLFITPQGRVKNLQFLEQALCAYGIKDKIVVGCRSGVRSLDAGIDLVKAGYKQVINMGGGYLSWVEHGLPVKKPVVVKEEGQAKEVVSVQKPSEAGKEQKKNELPVEKPANEVEEQVF is encoded by the exons ATGGGTTCTCTTGAGAG CTCTGGAACTGAAGTGGCCACCGTTGATGTTCTTGCTGCCAAGGATTTGGTTGACTCTGGCTACTTCTACCTCGATGTTAG GACTGAAGAGGAGTTCAAGAACGGTTACCCAGATGCAGGGAAGGTCCTGAACATTCCTTACTTGTTCATCACTCCTCAAG GCAGGGTTAAGAATCTGCAGTTCTTGGAGCAAGCCTTATGTGCTTATGGCATCAAAGATAAAATAGTAGTG GGATGCCGGAGTGGTGTCAGATCCTTGGATGCAGGCATCGATCTTGTCAAAGCT GGTTACAAGCAAGTCATTAACATGGGAGGAGGTTACCTTTCCTGGGTGGAGCACGGTTTGCCCGTAAAGAAGCCTGTCGTAGTCAAAGAAGAGGGACAAGCTAAGGAGGTTGTTTCTGTACAGAAGCCTTCTGAAGCCGGTAAGGAGCAGAAGAAGAATGAGTTGCCAGTGGAGAAGCCCGCAAATGAGGTAGAAGAACAGGTTTTTTGA
- the LOC116200314 gene encoding mitogen-activated protein kinase 7-like: MAPSVQAAIPPDGIWRRGKKYYSMSDGIFEIDAKYEPIKPLGAGAYGVVCSAHDQETKKKVAIKKISNVFEDQTTAVRTLREMMILRQIKHFNVIPLKDVMLPAPKAQFKDVYLVFELMDTDLDRVIESGLPLSANHVKYFLFQILCGLRHIHSANILHQDLKPSNILVNADGHLKIGDFGLARTTAQDDSQVMTGYVATRWYRAPEVLLASRNYGQPIDVWSTGCIFAEILGRKPIFPGTSSLNQLQHIINVLGTPKAANLEFIQNKKTRNYIQSLPCTSGTPLSSLFPQADPLGLDLLEKMLAFNPKKRITAAQALKHPYLADVYITDFDSPAQFQVKLDVDGDSKFNVIRKLMWDEMLYSHPELALRRRCRPRR; this comes from the coding sequence ATGGCACCTTCAGTTCAGGCAGCTATTCCTCCTGATGGAATCTGGCGAAGGGGGAAGAAGTACTACTCCATGAGTGACGGTATTTTCGAGATTGACGCCAAGTATGAGCCCATCAAGCCTCTCGGGGCAGGAGCATATGGAGTGGTCTGCTCCGCGCATGATCAGGAGACGAAAAAGAAGGTAGCCATCAAGAAGATCTccaatgtgtttgaagaccaGACCACTGCTGTTAGGACTCTGAGGGAGATGATGATTCTCCGGCAAATCAAGCACTTCAACGTGATCCCCCTCAAGGATGTGATGCTGCCAGCCCCGAAGGCGCAGTTTAAGGATGTTTATTTGGTCTTCGAGCTCATGGACACTGACCTGGATCGTGTTATCGAGTCTGGTTTGCCGCTATCTGCCAACCACGTCAAGTACTTTCTCTTTCAGATACTGTGCGGCCTCCGCCACATTCACTCAGCCAACATACTCCACCAAGACCTGAAGCCCAGCAACATCCTCGTCAACGCTGATGGTCATCTGAAGATTGGCGATTTTGGACTCGCTAGAACGACAGCCCAAGATGACTCCCAGGTCATGACAGGATATGTCGCCACTCGATGGTACCGTGCACCCGAGGTCCTCCTCGCCTCCCGCAACTATGGGCAACCTATTGACGTATGGTCCACCGGGTGTATCTTTGCTGAAATTCTCGGGAGAAAGCCCATCTTTCCTGGCACCAGCAGCCTCAACCAGTTGCAGCACATAATAAACGTGCTGGGGACCCCGAAGGCAGCTAATCTTGAGTTCATCCAAAATAAGAAGACCAGAAATTACATCCAGTCCTTGCCTTGCACTAGTGGAACCCCGCTGTCGAGTCTCTTCCCCCAGGCAGATCCTCTGGGATTAGACTTGCTTGAGAAGATGCTTGCATTCAACCCGAAGAAGAGGATCACTGCTGCTCAAGCGCTCAAGCACCCTTACCTGGCAGACGTTTACATTACAGATTTCGACTCTCCGGCACAATTCCAAGTGAAGCTGGACGTGGACGGGGATTCAAAGTTTAATGTGATAAGGAAACTGATGTGGGACGAGATGCTCTACAGCCATCCCGAACTAGCTTTACGCCGTCGCTGTCGCCCTCGCCGATAG
- the LOC116200721 gene encoding histone deacetylase 14 yields MELRILHHRPLTLSGRMLFMAQHQPFKRYHCLKPPSNIKILGHRCLWKQSRGGRRYVSQPSGIRIQCADGANEDSHKASNKELMDARVIYSVATAMGHNQESHPESHLRVPAIVDALEKMELTSKFRGSEILELQNAKPASLDDIISVHAKAYVTGLEKAMEKASEKGIIYIEGSGPTYATHTTFQESLAAAGTGIALVDSVVNASKISKDPPTGFALIRPPGHHAIPKGPMGFCVFGNVAIAARYAQRVHGLKRVFIIDFDVHHGNGTNDAFYDDPDIFFLSTHQDGSYPGTGKIHEIGTGNGEGSTLNLPLPGGSGDLSTRTVFDEVIVPCAQRFKPEIILVSAGYDGHVLDPLANLQFTTGTYYALASNIRQLAKELCGGRCVFFLEGGYNLKSLSYSVADSFRAFLGEPSVASEFDNPSILYEEPLAKVKQAIDTVKSIHSM; encoded by the exons ATGGAGCTTCGCATACTCCATCACCGACCTCTCACTCTCTCAG GAAGGATGCTCTTCATGGCACAGCATCAGCCATTTAAGAGATATCATTGTCTTAAACCTCCATCGAATATCAAAATCCTGGGACATAGATGCTTATGGAAGCAATCAAGGGGAGGAAGGAGATATGTTTCGCAACCTAGTGGTATTCGGATTCAATGTGCAGATGGAGCAAATGAAGATTCACACAAAGCATCAAACAAGGAGCTGATGGATGCCCGTGTGATTTACAGTGTGGCCACTGCTATGGGCCATAACCAG GAGTCTCATCCAGAATCCCATCTTAGAGTTCCTGCCATCGTTGACGCCCTCGAGAAAATGGAGCTCACTTCAAAG TTTCGTGGATCCGAAATTCTTGAACTTCAGAATGCTAAGCCTGCTTCACTGGATGATATCATAAGTGTGCATGCCAAAGCTTATGTCACAGGATTGGAGAAG GCCATGGAAAAAGCTTCCGAAAAAGGAATCATATATATTGAAGGTTCTGGACCAACATATGCTACCCATACT ACATTCCAGGAGTCCCTGGCCGCTGCTGGAACTGGAATTGCCTTGGTTGATTCAGTG GTGAATGCATCTAAAATCTCCAAAGATCCACCTACTGGTTTCGCTTTGATAAGACCTCCAGGTCACCATGCAATCCCTAAGGGGCCGATGGGGTTTTGTGTCTTTGGTAACGTGGCAATAGCAGCTCGTTATGCGCAGCGTGTACATGGTCTTAAGCGTGTGTTCATCATCGATTTCGATGTTCACCACGGGAATGGAACAAATGATGCATTTTATGACGATCCCgatatttttttcctctcgACTCACCAG GATGGGAGCTACCCAGGAACTGGCAAGATCCATGAAATCGGTACTGGGAATGGCGAAGGCAGTACCCTCAATCTGCCACTGCCCGGAGGCTCAGGGGATTTGTCCACGAGAACTGTGTTCGATGAGGTTATCGTGCCATGCGCTCAGAGATTCAAGCCTGAAATAATTCTTGTCTCTGCTGG GTATGATGGCCATGTCTTGGACCCGCTAGCGAATCTGCAATTCACAACGGGAACATACTATGCGCTTGCTTCCAACATCCGGCAGCTTGCTAAGGAGCTCTGTGGGGGGCGCTGCGTGTTCTTCCTAGAAGGAGGGTACAACCTCAAGTCACTCTCCTACTCAGTTGCTGACTCGTTCCGTGCTTTTCTCGGTGAACCCAGTGTAGCCTCGGAGTTCGATAATCCTTCAATCTTGTATGAGGAGCCTTTGGCTAAGGTGAAGCAAGCGATCGACACCGTGAAGAGCATACATTCCATGTAA
- the LOC116201843 gene encoding thaumatin-like protein 1b, with protein MARVGAVVSLLCFIVALLGTVVNATTFTVINKCTYTVWPGLLSGAGTPQLATTGFALQAGEATTIAIPASWSGRLWGRTLCTQDATTGKFSCLTGDCGSATGLECTGSGAAPPATLAEFTLNGAGGLDFFDVSLVDGYNLPMMIVPQGGSGAGNCTATGCAGNLNTACPTELKVNDGTGGVACKSACEAFGDPQYCCSGAYATPDTCKPTMYSEFFKAACPKAYSYAYDDGTSTFTCAGADYLITFCPSPSTSVKTADPVATDVSSGSTAKGAASLTLSVAAVIALAAILRHLL; from the exons ATGGCCCGAGTTGGAGCTGTTGTTTCTCTGCTTTGTTTTATTGTTGCTCTTCTGGGCACAG TTGTAAACGCGACCACATTCACGGTTATCAACAAGTGCACCTACACCGTCTGGCCTGGACTCCTCTCTGGGGCAGGGACTCCACAGCTGGCCACCACCGGCTTCGCCCTCCAGGCCGGTGAGGCGACTACCATTGCCATCCCTGCCTCCTGGTCCGGCCGCTTGTGGGGCCGGACCCTCTGCACCCAAGATGCCACCACGGGGAAGTTCTCTTGCCTCACTGGCGACTGCGGCTCTGCTACCGGCCTTGAGTGCACTGGCAGTGGAGCCGCCCCGCCCGCCACCTTGGCAGAGTTCACGCTGAATGGTGCTGGAGGGCTCGACTTCTTTGACGTTAGCCTCGTTGATGGCTACAACCTTCCCATGATGATCGTGCCCCAGGGCGGCTCGGGCG CTGGGAACTGTACGGCCACGGGATGTGCCGGAAACCTGAACACAGCCTGCCCGACCGAGCTGAAGGTGAACGATGGGACCGGGGGTGTTGCCTGCAAGAGCGCTTGCGAGGCATTCGGCGACCCACAGTACTGCTGCAGCGGGGCCTATGCCACCCCTGACACATGCAAGCCAACCATGTATTCCGAGTTCTTCAAGGCCGCGTGCCCGAAGGCTTACAGCTATGCCTATGATGACGGAACCAGCACGTTCACTTGCGCGGGCGCGGACTACTTGATCACCTTCTGTCCCTCTCCTTCTACgag TGTTAAGACGGCGGACCCGGTGGCAACCGACGTTTCGAGCGGTTCTACGGCCAAAGGCGCCGCTTCACTGACTCTATCCGTTGCTGCCGTCATCGCCTTGGCCGCAATTTTGCGGCACTTGCTGTAG